In Gemmatimonadaceae bacterium, the following proteins share a genomic window:
- a CDS encoding CehA/McbA family metallohydrolase — MIRRALVALLAVAALPAAAKAQRTLVLPQVREPHPYYWRELYIPQLTSTPSAAAWSPDGRDLVYSMRGTLWRQRVGDDRAVQLTDGGGYDYQPDWSPDGAWIVFSRYTGRAIQLALLDVASGAVRVLLDDGAVHVEPRWSPDGRRLAWVSTAHEGRFHVWVADVGRDTLGTPRRVTEDRDSGLARYYYSRYDQYLSPTWSPDGRELLVVSNRGRLWGSGGLWRLPVPDTIDERIPPTAPRAAAMRLVLDEETMWRARPDWSRDGRIAYASYAGRQWHQLWLTTDAPRRDASGADAPVPLGGEPFQLTYGDGDATSPRWSPDGRRIAYIANDAGAPALRVVDVMGGARIAVTPLRRRWLHAAGVLRLAIVDGATGRALPARASVRLADGRHVAPDDAWMHGDEGFDRAQRAFEFNYFHSDAPVTITLPAGDATIEATHGLEYAHAMRTVAVRAGETTAVRLPLHRIDNLAARGWFSGDLHVHMNYGGAYRNTPARLVRQARAEDVRVVEALIVNKEGRVPDLEHFRGALDGASTRDVALRFDEEFHTSYWGHLALLGLREHVLLPGYAAYANTAARSIAPINADVVDRARAQGAIAGYVHPFDASPDPFDTTRALTNDFPVALALGKIDYYEAVGFVDDLMATQRVWYAALNAGFRVPAGAGTDAMANYASLRGPLGLNRVYARVGAPFTYERFLDAIRRGRTMASNGPLVEFTLAGRSAGDSVVLPAGTHQLRATVRLRSYVAVDSLEIVRNGEVVARLRPGSRGTRADTAVTLAVSESGWYLARAFAARSRHPVLDLQPLGTTSPVYVTVGNRPIRSARDARYFLRWVDRLRANATAFTAWNDLRERDHVIAMLDAARAEWARRAGESVIP; from the coding sequence ATGATCCGGCGCGCGCTCGTCGCTCTCCTGGCGGTGGCCGCCCTCCCCGCGGCGGCCAAGGCGCAGCGCACGCTCGTACTCCCGCAGGTCCGCGAGCCGCATCCGTACTACTGGCGCGAGCTCTACATCCCGCAGCTCACTTCGACGCCCAGCGCGGCGGCGTGGTCGCCCGATGGGCGCGACCTGGTGTACTCGATGCGCGGGACGCTCTGGCGGCAACGCGTCGGCGACGATCGCGCCGTGCAGTTGACGGATGGTGGCGGCTACGACTACCAGCCCGACTGGTCGCCAGATGGCGCGTGGATCGTCTTCTCCCGCTACACCGGGCGCGCCATCCAGCTCGCCCTCCTCGACGTCGCCTCGGGGGCGGTGCGCGTCCTGCTCGACGACGGCGCGGTGCACGTCGAGCCGCGCTGGTCGCCCGATGGACGCCGGCTGGCCTGGGTCTCCACCGCGCACGAAGGGCGCTTCCACGTCTGGGTCGCCGACGTTGGCCGCGACACGTTAGGCACGCCGCGGCGCGTCACCGAGGATCGCGACAGCGGCCTTGCGCGCTACTACTACTCGCGCTACGACCAGTACCTCTCCCCCACGTGGTCACCCGACGGGCGTGAACTGCTGGTCGTCTCAAACCGCGGGCGGTTGTGGGGGAGCGGCGGGCTGTGGCGCCTCCCCGTCCCCGACACGATCGATGAGCGCATCCCCCCCACCGCACCGCGCGCCGCGGCGATGCGCCTCGTCCTGGATGAGGAGACGATGTGGCGCGCCCGCCCCGACTGGTCGCGCGACGGTCGCATCGCCTACGCCTCCTACGCCGGGCGGCAGTGGCACCAGCTCTGGCTCACCACCGACGCCCCGCGGCGCGACGCCTCCGGCGCCGACGCGCCTGTCCCGTTAGGCGGCGAGCCGTTCCAGCTCACCTACGGCGATGGCGACGCGACCAGCCCGCGCTGGTCGCCCGATGGCCGGCGCATCGCCTACATCGCCAACGACGCTGGCGCCCCGGCGTTGCGCGTGGTGGACGTGATGGGCGGTGCACGCATCGCCGTGACGCCGCTTCGGCGGCGCTGGCTCCACGCGGCCGGCGTGTTGCGGCTGGCGATCGTCGACGGCGCCACCGGGCGAGCGCTCCCTGCCCGCGCCTCGGTGCGGCTCGCCGATGGCCGGCACGTCGCCCCCGACGACGCATGGATGCATGGCGACGAAGGGTTCGATCGCGCACAGCGCGCCTTCGAGTTCAACTACTTCCACTCCGACGCCCCGGTCACGATCACGCTCCCCGCGGGCGATGCAACGATCGAGGCGACGCACGGGCTCGAGTACGCGCACGCCATGCGCACCGTGGCCGTGCGCGCCGGCGAGACCACGGCGGTGCGCCTTCCGCTGCATCGCATCGACAACCTCGCCGCGCGCGGCTGGTTCTCGGGCGACCTGCACGTGCACATGAACTACGGCGGCGCCTACCGCAACACTCCGGCGCGACTCGTCAGGCAGGCACGCGCCGAGGACGTGCGCGTGGTGGAAGCGCTCATCGTGAACAAGGAGGGACGCGTCCCAGACCTCGAGCACTTCCGCGGTGCGCTCGATGGCGCCTCGACGCGCGACGTGGCGCTGCGCTTCGACGAGGAGTTCCACACCTCCTATTGGGGGCACCTCGCCCTGCTCGGGCTGCGCGAGCACGTCCTCCTCCCCGGCTATGCCGCCTACGCCAACACCGCGGCGCGCTCCATTGCCCCAATCAACGCCGACGTCGTCGATCGTGCGCGCGCACAGGGAGCGATCGCAGGCTACGTGCACCCGTTCGACGCCTCGCCCGACCCCTTCGACACCACGCGGGCGCTCACCAACGACTTCCCGGTCGCTCTCGCACTCGGCAAGATCGACTACTACGAGGCTGTCGGATTCGTGGACGACCTCATGGCGACACAGCGCGTCTGGTACGCGGCGCTCAACGCCGGCTTCCGCGTCCCCGCGGGCGCCGGCACCGACGCCATGGCCAACTACGCATCGCTGCGCGGCCCTCTGGGCCTCAACCGCGTCTACGCCCGTGTTGGCGCGCCGTTCACCTACGAGCGCTTCCTCGACGCCATACGCCGCGGGCGCACCATGGCGAGCAACGGGCCGCTGGTCGAGTTCACGCTGGCCGGGCGCAGCGCCGGCGACAGCGTGGTCCTTCCGGCGGGGACACACCAACTGCGCGCAACGGTTCGCCTTCGTTCCTACGTTGCCGTCGACTCGCTGGAGATCGTGCGCAACGGCGAGGTCGTCGCGCGCCTTCGCCCCGGCTCGCGCGGTACGCGCGCCGATACCGCCGTCACGCTGGCCGTGAGCGAGAGCGGGTGGTACCTCGCGCGCGCCTTCGCCGCGCGCTCGCGTCACCCGGTGCTCGACCTGCAGCCGTTAGGCACCACCAGCCCCGTGTACGTGACCGTCGGCAACCGCCCCATTCGCTCGGCGCGCGACGCGCGGTACTTCCTGCGCTGGGTCGACCGGTTGCGGGCCAACGCGACGGCGTTCACCGCGTGGAACGATCTGCGCGAACGCGACCATGTCATCGCCATGCTCGATGCGGCGCGCGCGGAGTGGGCCAGGCGCGCGGGCGAGTCGGTCATCCCCTGA
- a CDS encoding Rieske (2Fe-2S) protein encodes MSHASHPHPAMSTERHDAADHELHDCPGSCATDQVREGLAFLTAEAVRLDRRGFLTQSMLAAAALALAACGSDGVTGTTSPGTVGASIKLSDYASLSAVGGVALVTLSGASLAIVRTGADTFIALSRSCPHEGALVSSTSTGFTCPRHGARFSITGTWTGGQRTSSMRSYTTTYDATAGTVTIG; translated from the coding sequence ATGTCTCACGCTTCACATCCGCACCCCGCCATGAGCACCGAACGGCACGACGCCGCCGACCACGAGCTGCACGATTGCCCTGGCTCCTGTGCCACCGACCAGGTTCGCGAAGGGTTGGCCTTTCTCACTGCCGAAGCGGTGCGCCTCGATCGCCGAGGGTTCCTCACGCAGTCCATGCTCGCCGCGGCCGCGCTGGCTCTCGCCGCGTGCGGGAGCGACGGCGTCACCGGCACCACCTCGCCCGGCACGGTGGGCGCGAGCATCAAGCTCAGCGACTATGCGTCGCTCTCGGCGGTTGGTGGCGTCGCGCTCGTCACGCTCAGCGGCGCCTCGCTGGCCATCGTGCGCACGGGGGCCGACACCTTCATCGCCCTCTCCCGCAGCTGCCCGCACGAAGGGGCGCTCGTCTCGAGCACCAGCACCGGTTTCACCTGTCCGCGACACGGCGCCAGGTTCAGCATCACGGGGACGTGGACGGGGGGACAGCGCACCTCGAGCATGCGAAGCTACACCACCACCTACGATGCCACCGCGGGGACAGTCACCATCGGCTGA